Proteins co-encoded in one Victivallis lenta genomic window:
- a CDS encoding M16 family metallopeptidase translates to MFHKFVFALLLCMVFATGLSAGARPLFGTPLADDPLQARIYRLDNGLTVAFSVNRETPNIRGCIAFRVGSGDDPADKTGLAHYLEHLLFKGSEKLGTTDYRAEWPLLEQIEKLYDRREASRDPDERQELYREIDRLSAQAGQYTVQNEFVQAINEMGGSGLNAYTSLDRTVYFNSLPANQLEKFIRLQFDRFRSPVFRGFHTELETVFEEFNLYQDRPGARFSQLMLSTLFPDHPYGRPVIGLPKDLKNPSPRRVMEFYRRYYVPGNMIIVLAGDFDPDSALRLIEETFGTLPAGEVPESGLPPLEPLRGESVHTLITPEHEMCRAVWRLDRPGLRELDLLELSARILSNGSAGLFDQNLTIPQKVADAAAGAGGKPGVYGMLIVNAVPNRGDSPEQALKLLDAEIEKLKRGDFPDWLLPAIGDHAEFDLARSLRDNEFRADRLLDSYLDRIDWPDAANEPARRKSITKAEIMEFARKHLTGDRIVLYRKNGPLSPGEKLPKPPLTPLKTAKGHSEFFREISRMKVAEIRPEFPDLEHGIRRDELCVEAGLPFEGELVRVRRRADFEWIPNTRNDYFQLRYVFPVGSRHNRLWQLAGGYSAVAGTETRSAEALKLELYRLAGSVSVSSGPEETVVTINGLARNLPAIAGIAEELLTRPAVNDEALQRMVSRILLARKSQKENPNAVLADGLLPYVRYGREYLEKSNLSSEELNKVRPAEVASLLRELKSYPVRIQYYGPELPELKRTVGELLPLPLPEKRPPLPFVPEEKKIETPAVYLVHIPNVSQLHLLYLTSGRRYNPDDVGTRFLFNSYYGSGMASVTFRKLRESNSLAYGCYSYYGTPDDPAGNHYFVTYLSTQADKLPDAMKAVESMGFPVDLAAIGNSRDTLLKSQAAERWLDERLFSLADNYRKLGLPQNYREETYRQLQDASVFDLLEFYRQEIEDKPRALLVVGDADTIDRKALERFGPVKQLSADDVFPR, encoded by the coding sequence CCGAAAAGCTCGGCACGACCGACTACCGGGCTGAATGGCCTCTGCTGGAGCAGATCGAGAAGCTGTATGACCGCCGCGAGGCCAGCCGGGACCCGGACGAGAGACAGGAACTTTACAGGGAGATCGACCGGCTCTCCGCGCAGGCCGGCCAATACACCGTTCAGAACGAATTCGTGCAGGCGATCAACGAGATGGGCGGCAGCGGCCTCAACGCCTACACGAGCCTCGACCGGACCGTCTATTTCAACAGCCTGCCGGCCAACCAGCTGGAAAAATTCATCCGACTCCAGTTCGACCGGTTCCGTTCCCCGGTGTTCCGCGGCTTCCACACAGAGCTGGAAACGGTTTTCGAGGAGTTCAATCTCTATCAGGACCGGCCGGGCGCGCGCTTCAGCCAGCTGATGCTTTCCACGCTGTTCCCGGACCACCCTTACGGCCGTCCGGTGATCGGCCTGCCGAAAGACCTGAAGAATCCGTCGCCCCGCCGGGTGATGGAGTTCTACCGCCGCTACTATGTTCCCGGCAATATGATCATCGTGCTGGCCGGCGATTTCGATCCGGATTCCGCCCTGCGGCTGATCGAGGAAACCTTCGGCACGCTGCCGGCCGGGGAAGTCCCGGAATCCGGGCTGCCGCCGCTTGAACCGCTCCGGGGAGAGAGCGTCCATACCCTGATCACGCCGGAACATGAGATGTGCCGCGCGGTCTGGCGGCTCGACCGGCCGGGGCTGCGGGAGCTTGACCTGCTCGAGCTTTCCGCCCGGATTCTCTCCAACGGCTCGGCCGGACTCTTCGACCAGAATCTGACGATTCCGCAGAAAGTCGCCGATGCCGCCGCCGGCGCCGGCGGCAAGCCGGGCGTCTACGGCATGCTGATCGTCAACGCGGTGCCGAACCGGGGAGACTCTCCCGAACAGGCGCTGAAGCTGCTCGACGCGGAAATCGAAAAACTCAAGCGCGGCGACTTCCCCGACTGGCTCCTGCCGGCGATCGGCGACCATGCCGAATTCGATCTGGCCCGTTCGCTGAGGGATAACGAATTCCGCGCCGACCGGCTGCTCGACAGCTATCTGGACCGGATCGACTGGCCGGATGCGGCAAATGAACCCGCCCGCCGGAAATCGATCACCAAAGCGGAGATCATGGAGTTCGCCCGGAAGCATCTGACCGGCGACCGGATCGTGCTCTACCGGAAGAACGGCCCGCTTTCTCCCGGCGAAAAGCTGCCGAAGCCGCCGCTGACGCCGCTCAAAACCGCGAAAGGGCATTCGGAGTTCTTCCGCGAAATCAGCCGGATGAAGGTTGCGGAAATCCGTCCGGAATTTCCCGATCTCGAGCATGGAATCCGCCGTGACGAGCTGTGCGTCGAAGCCGGGCTGCCGTTCGAGGGGGAGCTGGTCCGGGTCCGGCGCCGCGCCGATTTCGAATGGATTCCCAACACCCGGAACGACTATTTTCAACTGCGGTACGTCTTTCCGGTCGGCAGCCGCCACAACCGCCTCTGGCAGCTGGCCGGCGGTTACAGCGCGGTCGCCGGCACGGAAACCCGTTCCGCCGAAGCGCTGAAACTCGAGCTTTACAGACTGGCCGGCTCGGTCTCGGTCTCCTCCGGACCGGAAGAGACGGTCGTCACGATCAACGGGCTTGCCCGGAACCTGCCCGCCATTGCCGGAATCGCGGAAGAGCTGCTGACCCGTCCCGCCGTCAACGATGAGGCGCTTCAACGCATGGTCAGCCGGATTCTGCTGGCCCGCAAGAGTCAAAAGGAGAATCCGAATGCCGTCCTTGCCGACGGACTCCTGCCCTATGTCCGCTACGGCAGAGAGTATCTGGAGAAATCGAACCTTTCCTCCGAAGAGCTGAACAAAGTCAGGCCTGCGGAAGTCGCCTCCCTGCTCCGGGAGCTGAAGAGCTATCCGGTCCGGATTCAATACTACGGCCCCGAGCTGCCGGAGTTGAAACGGACTGTCGGCGAGCTGCTGCCGCTGCCGCTGCCGGAAAAGCGGCCGCCGCTGCCGTTTGTGCCGGAGGAGAAGAAAATCGAAACTCCGGCCGTTTACCTCGTGCATATTCCGAACGTCAGCCAGCTCCATTTGCTCTACCTGACCAGCGGCAGGCGATACAATCCGGACGATGTCGGAACGCGTTTTCTGTTCAACAGCTATTACGGCAGCGGCATGGCGTCGGTCACGTTCCGGAAGCTGCGCGAATCGAACTCGCTGGCTTACGGCTGTTACTCCTATTACGGAACGCCGGATGATCCGGCGGGGAACCACTATTTCGTGACCTACCTTTCCACTCAGGCGGACAAGCTCCCCGACGCGATGAAGGCGGTCGAATCGATGGGATTTCCCGTCGATCTGGCGGCGATCGGGAACAGCCGCGACACGCTGCTAAAATCCCAGGCCGCGGAACGCTGGCTCGACGAGCGGTTGTTTTCGCTGGCGGACAACTACCGGAAGCTGGGGCTGCCGCAGAACTACCGCGAAGAGACCTACCGGCAGCTGCAGGATGCGTCGGTGTTCGACCTGCTGGAGTTTTACCGTCAGGAGATCGAGGACAAGCCCCGCGCTCTTCTGGTGGTAGGCGATGCCGACACGATCGACCGGAAAGCGCTTGAACGCTTCGGCCCGGTCAAGCAGCTCTCCGCCGACGACGTGTTCCCGCGCTGA
- a CDS encoding tyrosine-type recombinase/integrase: MGIEYKNGTYYYRFMIRGKMLRGTCTNCRTRRQAEAYEQRIKKEHVEEKVQIDKVKYLEKRLVEVQGGSIIPLSRAIDMALEKPPLSGSTPKVLAQHRHFFHDFVAYMSDTYQITTLQQVRKKHAEAYMEYVRTNGRYLHTVSYNRGGKTITYSSRVKHLSSMTQNKIHMTCKLVFSKLQEDGGLTKNPFDFTRMQLDKENREIFDSEEIQAILSGSDDFVVPIMRIALYTGLRLGDVVSLKWENVDFKNGFITKKMEKTDKTVVVPVLDYDYMQSLYAARQSDEYVLPQQMKMYTANQSGISYRVKKYLKSLGIQTTRQTAHGRNQSIKDVHSCRHTFATICAERGIPLSVVQNALGHSSQIVTEIYTAHLKKKTLAEEFKKFKLSDQKMTRHGLPNIFKMCVCLLKLKDLPRRNVQKVAYIISENLSKEDMETVFKVCGISYTPYSEHQNIPDANTSEEDFDDFMLEMPYE; encoded by the coding sequence ATGGGAATCGAGTATAAGAATGGAACCTATTATTACCGCTTCATGATACGTGGAAAGATGCTGCGGGGAACTTGCACCAATTGCCGAACCAGACGGCAGGCTGAAGCCTATGAACAGAGAATAAAGAAGGAACATGTCGAGGAAAAGGTACAGATTGATAAAGTCAAGTACCTCGAAAAACGGCTTGTGGAAGTTCAAGGTGGAAGCATTATTCCTTTATCCCGGGCAATCGATATGGCTTTGGAGAAGCCTCCTTTGTCGGGATCAACGCCCAAAGTACTTGCTCAGCATAGGCATTTCTTCCATGATTTCGTTGCCTATATGTCCGATACCTACCAGATAACCACCTTGCAGCAAGTCAGAAAAAAGCATGCCGAGGCGTATATGGAATATGTTCGCACCAACGGGCGATATCTGCATACCGTATCGTATAACCGGGGAGGAAAAACGATTACCTACTCCAGCCGTGTGAAACATTTGTCTTCCATGACGCAAAATAAAATCCATATGACTTGCAAGCTGGTTTTCTCCAAATTGCAGGAAGACGGAGGTTTGACTAAGAATCCCTTTGATTTCACAAGAATGCAGTTGGATAAGGAAAACAGAGAAATATTCGACTCGGAAGAGATACAAGCCATATTGTCAGGTTCAGACGATTTTGTTGTTCCCATCATGCGAATTGCATTGTATACTGGTCTGCGGTTAGGCGATGTTGTTTCTCTCAAATGGGAAAACGTCGATTTCAAGAATGGATTTATCACCAAGAAAATGGAGAAAACCGACAAGACAGTCGTAGTCCCCGTACTTGACTACGACTACATGCAATCCTTATATGCCGCCCGGCAATCAGATGAGTACGTTTTGCCACAACAAATGAAGATGTACACTGCCAATCAGAGCGGAATTTCATATCGAGTCAAAAAATATCTCAAATCGTTGGGAATACAAACCACACGGCAAACGGCACACGGCAGGAATCAATCCATCAAAGATGTTCACTCTTGCCGACATACCTTTGCAACCATTTGCGCAGAGAGAGGAATCCCTTTGTCCGTCGTTCAAAATGCCTTGGGGCACAGTTCGCAAATTGTCACCGAAATTTATACCGCTCATCTGAAAAAGAAGACACTTGCCGAGGAATTCAAAAAATTCAAATTGTCAGATCAAAAGATGACTCGGCACGGATTGCCGAATATCTTCAAAATGTGCGTATGCCTCCTGAAGCTGAAAGATTTGCCGAGAAGAAATGTTCAAAAGGTTGCTTATATCATAAGCGAGAACCTTTCCAAAGAAGATATGGAAACCGTTTTTAAGGTCTGTGGAATTTCCTATACCCCTTATTCCGAGCATCAGAACATTCCCGATGCAAATACTTCAGAAGAGGACTTTGATGACTTTATGCTCGAAATGCCATATGAATGA